Proteins encoded in a region of the Pocillopora verrucosa isolate sample1 chromosome 11, ASM3666991v2, whole genome shotgun sequence genome:
- the LOC136284353 gene encoding uncharacterized protein, protein MQTMDTVGVHVPSTHDEESETWLLLKVMTFFSLLKVCKGLRIGRRHSRILSSSCILFLVCLLIFAHCIGSSVIETTLRMILPPSLVSRVDETNLSLLEHLYRLITYQLILAHGMVSSVMETILDLLELIRITTYQQILTCGIVINVMKTILHLPELFKITTYQLLIHDIVSIVTKTIPDLLELIRITTHQLILTCGIVINVTKTILHHPELFKITTYQLLIHDIVSIVTKTIPDLLESLIRITIYQLIPAYGIVSSIPYLLKHLTGLNTNRGHCVVISIARNGGSTTTSNVFCRNIDNSRSGEGEPFQLRKLENRSFWTNEEVTNNGLTAGCLLEYQDGMCCQSLLGRLHKLAKQDGKQIIFCRNLGGKPLNVDKLLLDLQDDESFYEGLKEAHGYVNLKAHGFQGYLEKLYIKLHMSCTRIYFIGIKAFTINNERITLETMDKELLDMPLNCRGSLVLSTASVHLQLQRPREVGVDDGDDHDVPGVAVVKFGACGFTCEGLISRYKPFIISRDEELVDIQKACGEVIPVPEHWRVLFDTGNEVATSISRKCLLELNLQPDPSKKRKVKLAGGGSGQFETVEINLIIRGYHFKVCALIDAVAEGTDLLVGMDIIQKLFDSGYTIAY, encoded by the exons ATGCAAACTATGGACACAGTTGGTGTTCATGTGCCCTCAACGCATGATGAAGAGAGTGAAACGTGGCTGTTGCTAAAAGTgatgactttcttttcattactcAAAGTATGTAAAGGTCTGCGCATTGGAAGACGGCACTCACGAATACTTTCTTCCTCATGCATTCTTTTTTTGGTATGTCTATTAATCTTCGCTCATTGCATTGGGTCAAGCGTTATTGAAACCACTCTTCGGATGATCCTCCCTCCCAGCCTTGTGTCAAGAGTCGACGAAACCAATCTATCCCTTCTAGAGCACCTGTATAGACTAATTACATATCAACTAATCCTCGCTCATGGCATGGTGTCAAGCGTTATGGAAACCATTCTAGATCTTCTAGAGCTGATTAGAATAACTACATATCAACAAATCCTCACTTGTGGCATTGTGATTAACGTTATGAAAACCATTCTACATCTTCCAGAGCTGTTTAAAATAACTACATATCAACTACTCATTCATGACATTGTGTCAATCGTTACGAAAACCATTCCAGATCTTCTAGAGCTGATTAGAATAACTACACATCAACTAATCCTCACTTGTGGCATTGTGATTAACGTTACAAAAACCATTCTACATCATCCAGAGCTGTTTAAAATAACTACATATCAACTACTCATTCATGACATTGTGTCAATCGTTACGAAAACCATTCCAGATCTTCTAGAGTCCTTGATTAGAATAACTATATATCAACTAATCCCCGCTTATGGCATTGTGTCAAGCATTCCATATCTTCTAAAGCACCTGACTGGACTAAATACAAATCGTGGCCACTGTGTAGTTATATCTATAGCACGAAATGGTGGTTCAACTACAACCAGCAACGTTTTCTGCAGGAATATCGATAACAGCAGAAGTGGCGAAGGAGAGCCCTTCCAGCTACGAAAGTTAGAGAACAGATCTTTTTGGACAAATGAAGAGGTAACAAACAATGGACTCACAGCTGGATGCCTTCTGGAATATCAAGATGGAATGTGCTGTCAGAGCCTCTTAGGAAGACTCCACAAGCTGGCTAAGCAAGATGGAAAACAGATCATTTTTTGCAGAAATCTTGGTGGTAAACCACTG AATGTGGATAAGTTATTACTGGACCTCCAAGATGATGAAAGTTTTTATGAAGGACTTAAAGAGGCACATGGATATGTCAACCTAAAG GCTCACGGATTTCAAGGTTATTTAGAAAAACTCTATATCAAACTTCACATGTCATGTACCAGAATTTACTTCATTGGAATAAAGGCTTTTACAATTAACAATGAAAGAATCACTCTGGAAACAATGGATAAAGAACTCTTAGATATGCCGCTGAACTGTCGAGGGAGCCTTGTTTTATCCACAGCATCAGTTCATTTGCAACTTCAGAGGCCAAGGGAGGTTGGTgttgatgatggtgatgatcaTGATGTACCCGGTGTGGCAGTTGTAAAATTTGGAGCTTGTGGATTTACCTGTGAGGGACTGATTTCAA GATATAAACCCTTCATCATATCAAGGGATGAAGAACTAGTAGATATTCAGAAAGCATGTGGCGAGGTAATTCCAGTTCCAGAACATTGGCGTGTCTTGTTTGACACTGGCAATGAAGTAGCTACCAGCATATCCAGAAAGTGTCTGTTGGAGTTGAACCTGCAACCTGATCCCAGCaagaaaaggaaagttaaatTAGCAGGAGGAGGGTCAGGCCAGTTTGAAACAGTAGAAATTAATCTCATAATTCGAGGATACCATTTTAAAGTGTGTGCATTGATTGATGCAGTAGCTGAGGGTACTGATCTTCTTGTGGGAATGGATATCATTCAGAAGCTGTTTGACTCAGGGTATACTATTGCTTACTGA